In Flavobacteriaceae bacterium, the following proteins share a genomic window:
- the pepE gene encoding dipeptidase PepE, translating to MKDIIIASTSTVHNSEFLEYLLEDLKIHFKNTNTILFIPYARPSGISHDDYTKKVKIAFSKIGKDIVGIHQFDDPVKAISQAKGIFVGGGNTFVLVNQLYKNNLMSILNKVVTNGTPYLGTSAGSNICGLTLNTTNDMPIIYPPSFKTLSLVPFNINPHYLDPDPKSKHMGETRETRIKEFHNFNTQPVIGLREGSYLLVKGNKIILKGKLTARIFELNKSPYELETNSNLSFLN from the coding sequence ATGAAAGATATTATTATTGCTAGTACATCCACCGTTCATAATAGTGAATTTTTAGAGTATCTTTTAGAAGATCTAAAAATTCATTTTAAAAACACCAATACTATTTTATTTATACCCTATGCAAGACCAAGTGGAATATCTCACGACGATTATACAAAAAAAGTTAAAATTGCATTTTCTAAAATTGGAAAAGATATTGTTGGTATTCATCAGTTCGATGACCCTGTAAAGGCAATCTCTCAAGCAAAAGGTATATTCGTTGGTGGAGGTAATACTTTTGTTTTAGTAAATCAATTATATAAAAACAATTTAATGTCCATACTCAATAAAGTAGTTACAAATGGAACACCATATCTGGGTACTAGTGCGGGAAGTAATATTTGTGGCCTTACTTTGAATACAACCAATGACATGCCTATAATTTATCCTCCAAGTTTTAAAACTCTTTCTTTAGTACCATTTAATATTAACCCACATTATTTAGATCCTGATCCAAAAAGTAAACATATGGGAGAAACTCGAGAAACTCGAATAAAAGAATTTCATAATTTTAATACTCAGCCAGTAATTGGCCTTCGAGAAGGGAGTTACTTATTAGTGAAAGGAAATAAAATTATACTAAAAGGAAAATTAACTGCAAGGATTTTTGAATTAAATAAATCGCCTTACGAATTAGAGACTAATTCTAATTTATCTTTTCTAAATTAA
- a CDS encoding gliding motility-associated C-terminal domain-containing protein: MRKVVIFFLFISNILIAQTAFHNYGNLQIHNQGEVGFHIDLINDGVFNENLGLVGFYNTNNQLSISGTEIPRFFDVDIDVDNNLFLTINTEVSNSLNFINGDVVTPRDNPSISLDFLNNTLFILEDNAKHVDGYTSFFGSDQFSFPIGDDNRLKPLIIPFQNEKLKFSAAYFNEDPNFPSTFTNAFDTSNSEVIINAVSINEFWDFNGVNETQVTLTWNQESQISTLVDDLINLRVVGWSLSENKWLDLGNAEFTGTLNSGTITSSPYIPNDYEIITFGALIGSEGLAIYDGMSPNGDGINDFFVIEGIELFENNLKIYDRLGRLVFEAKNYQNNWGGVANQNVFLNTNDGVPTGTYFYVLNLPTEGKNYAGPIYIQR, translated from the coding sequence ATGAGAAAAGTAGTAATATTCTTTTTGTTTATTTCTAATATATTGATTGCACAAACTGCATTTCATAATTATGGAAATTTACAAATACATAATCAAGGAGAGGTTGGTTTTCATATAGATTTAATAAACGATGGTGTTTTTAATGAAAATTTAGGATTAGTAGGGTTTTATAATACCAATAATCAATTATCAATTTCAGGGACAGAAATTCCAAGGTTTTTTGATGTAGATATCGATGTAGATAATAATTTATTTTTAACAATAAATACAGAAGTTTCAAATTCTCTTAATTTTATTAATGGTGATGTTGTTACTCCCAGGGATAATCCCAGTATTTCACTTGACTTTTTAAATAATACATTATTTATTCTTGAAGATAATGCAAAACATGTAGATGGATATACTTCTTTCTTTGGGAGTGATCAATTTTCTTTTCCAATAGGTGATGATAATAGATTAAAGCCTTTAATAATTCCTTTTCAAAATGAAAAGTTGAAATTTAGTGCTGCATATTTTAATGAAGATCCTAATTTCCCTTCAACATTTACTAACGCTTTTGATACTTCAAATTCAGAAGTAATTATTAATGCTGTCAGCATTAATGAATTTTGGGATTTTAATGGAGTTAATGAAACTCAAGTAACTTTAACTTGGAATCAAGAAAGTCAAATAAGCACTCTTGTTGATGATTTAATAAATTTAAGAGTTGTCGGTTGGAGCTTATCAGAAAACAAATGGTTAGATCTAGGTAATGCTGAATTTACTGGAACATTAAATTCTGGAACAATTACTTCTAGTCCATATATTCCAAATGATTACGAAATTATAACTTTTGGAGCTTTAATAGGCAGCGAAGGTTTAGCCATTTATGATGGTATGTCTCCTAATGGTGATGGTATTAATGATTTTTTTGTAATTGAAGGGATAGAACTATTTGAAAACAATTTAAAAATATATGATAGACTTGGGAGACTAGTTTTTGAAGCTAAAAATTATCAAAATAACTGGGGAGGTGTTGCAAATCAAAATGTGTTTTTAAATACAAATGACGGAGTTCCTACTGGTACCTATTTTTATGTTTTAAATTTACCAACCGAGGGAAAAAACTATGCTGGACCTATATATATTCAACGTTAA
- a CDS encoding ankyrin repeat domain-containing protein has translation MRKSLVIIAIALGFTAMPANASTFLETKTNSEASFVEGKVNAFCLSVAKGDIDTVKKLISLGTDVNEKSNGMTPLHYAAKYNRVEILKLLVENGAKLNKRCDKGNTAVEYAKLSNAKDAIAVLNELKAAAKKKRRS, from the coding sequence ATGAGAAAATCACTAGTTATTATCGCTATCGCATTAGGATTTACTGCAATGCCTGCAAATGCATCAACATTTTTAGAAACTAAGACAAATTCAGAAGCATCCTTTGTTGAAGGCAAAGTAAATGCATTTTGCCTTTCTGTAGCAAAAGGAGACATTGATACTGTAAAAAAATTAATCAGCTTAGGTACTGATGTTAATGAAAAGTCTAATGGTATGACACCTTTACATTATGCAGCAAAATACAATCGCGTAGAAATTTTAAAGCTTTTAGTTGAAAACGGGGCAAAATTGAATAAAAGATGTGATAAAGGAAATACAGCAGTTGAATATGCAAAGTTATCTAATGCAAAAGATGCTATTGCAGTATTGAACGAATTAAAAGCAGCTGCTAAGAAAAAAAGAAGAAGCTAA
- a CDS encoding 2,3-bisphosphoglycerate-independent phosphoglycerate mutase → MSKKVILMILDGWGTSPNPKVSAIDHAHTPYIDSLYKNYSNAALRTDGLHVGLPEGQMGNSEVGHMNLGAGRIVYQDLAKINLAIQKKTLHNEATIINAFKYAKDNGKNIHFLGLLSDGGVHSHINHLFGLIDAAENFGLSNIFVHAFTDGRDVDPKSGYGFITALESHIEHSNTKLASITGRYYAMDRDKRWERIKLAYDALVNGIGNVSKNATRSIENSYEDDITDEFLKPIIMVDKNNNPIATIKNEDVVVFFNFRTDRGRQLTQALSQEDFHEQNMHQLDLHYVTMTNYDDSFKNINVIFNKDNLTQTLGEVLAQHNKTQIRIAETEKYPHVTFFFSGGQETPFKGEKRILKNSPKVSTYDLKPEMSAYELTDALIPELQKEGVDFVCLNYANGDMVGHTGVMSAAIKACEVVDECVKKIITTALDNNYTTILIADHGNCETMINPDGSPHTAHTTNPVPVILIDKDLKHINDGILGDIAPTILDLMDIKKPKEMTQKSLVQL, encoded by the coding sequence ATGAGTAAAAAAGTTATTTTAATGATACTTGACGGATGGGGAACTTCACCAAATCCAAAAGTTTCTGCCATAGATCATGCTCACACTCCTTATATAGATTCATTATATAAAAATTACTCTAACGCAGCTTTAAGAACAGATGGATTACATGTAGGATTGCCAGAAGGTCAAATGGGAAATAGCGAAGTCGGGCATATGAATTTAGGAGCTGGACGTATTGTGTATCAGGATTTAGCAAAAATTAACCTAGCCATTCAAAAGAAAACATTACATAATGAAGCTACTATAATTAATGCTTTTAAATATGCAAAAGATAATGGCAAGAATATTCATTTCTTAGGATTATTAAGTGATGGTGGCGTGCATTCTCATATTAATCATTTATTTGGATTAATAGATGCTGCTGAAAATTTTGGATTAAGTAATATTTTCGTTCATGCATTTACAGATGGTCGCGATGTAGATCCAAAATCTGGATATGGTTTTATTACTGCTTTAGAGTCTCATATAGAACATTCTAATACAAAACTTGCAAGTATTACAGGACGTTATTATGCAATGGATAGAGATAAACGTTGGGAACGTATAAAATTAGCATATGATGCATTAGTTAATGGTATAGGTAATGTATCTAAAAATGCTACTAGATCTATCGAAAATAGTTATGAAGATGATATTACAGATGAGTTTTTAAAACCTATAATAATGGTTGATAAAAACAATAACCCTATAGCTACAATTAAAAATGAAGATGTTGTAGTTTTCTTTAATTTTAGAACTGATCGTGGGAGGCAATTAACACAGGCATTATCACAAGAAGATTTTCATGAGCAAAATATGCATCAATTGGATTTACATTATGTAACAATGACAAATTATGATGATTCGTTTAAAAACATTAATGTTATTTTCAATAAAGATAACTTAACTCAAACATTAGGTGAAGTTTTAGCTCAGCATAACAAAACACAAATCAGGATTGCAGAAACCGAGAAATATCCTCATGTTACTTTTTTCTTTTCCGGAGGACAAGAAACACCATTTAAAGGTGAAAAACGTATTCTTAAAAACTCTCCCAAAGTTTCAACTTATGATTTAAAGCCAGAAATGAGTGCATACGAATTAACAGATGCTCTTATTCCAGAATTACAAAAAGAGGGTGTTGATTTTGTTTGTTTAAATTATGCAAATGGAGATATGGTTGGTCACACAGGTGTTATGAGCGCTGCTATTAAAGCTTGTGAAGTTGTAGATGAGTGTGTAAAAAAAATAATTACAACAGCTTTAGATAACAATTACACAACAATATTGATAGCAGATCATGGCAATTGTGAAACTATGATTAATCCTGATGGATCTCCACATACTGCTCATACAACGAATCCAGTTCCTGTTATTTTAATTGATAAAGATTTAAAACATATTAATGATGGTATCTTAGGTGATATTGCACCAACAATTTTAGATCTTATGGATATAAAAAAACCAAAAGAAATGACACAAAAATCTTTAGTTCAATTGTAG
- a CDS encoding hydrolase, whose translation MNFSDRFIIAIDFDGTIVEDAYPNIGKPKIFAFETLKKLQNDGHRLILWTYRCGKKLEEAVLFCKENGIEFYAINKSFPEEQYTNDVSRKINADLFIDDRNIGGFKGWGEIYQMLTNTKLNIPQKKKGIFSFLKR comes from the coding sequence ATGAATTTTAGTGACAGATTTATTATAGCCATAGATTTTGATGGTACCATTGTAGAAGATGCTTACCCTAATATAGGTAAGCCAAAGATCTTTGCTTTTGAAACATTAAAAAAATTACAGAATGATGGTCATAGGCTTATCCTATGGACCTATCGTTGTGGAAAAAAACTAGAAGAAGCTGTTTTATTTTGTAAAGAAAATGGTATTGAATTTTATGCTATAAATAAAAGTTTCCCTGAAGAACAATACACAAATGATGTAAGCAGGAAAATTAATGCAGATTTATTTATAGACGATCGTAATATAGGAGGGTTTAAAGGTTGGGGAGAAATCTATCAAATGCTAACAAATACTAAATTAAATATACCACAAAAAAAGAAAGGTATTTTTTCCTTTTTAAAACGTTAA
- the map gene encoding type I methionyl aminopeptidase, with product MIIVKTKEEIELMRESALIVSRTLGIIAKEVKPGVTTLQLDKMAEEYIRDQGAVPGFLGLYDFPNTLCMSPNSQVVHGIPNNTPLEEGDIISIDCGAIKNGFYGDHAYTFAVGEIASETKKLLQVTKESLYKGIREFKIGNRVGDVGYAIQQYTESFGYGVVRELVGHGLGKTMHEDPEMPNYGRRGRGKKFVEGMVVAIEPMINLGTQRIKQHRDGWTITALDGKPSAHFEHDVAIVNGKPELLSTFAYIYDALGIKSDEEDEFRQKKLTFSS from the coding sequence ATGATTATAGTAAAAACCAAAGAAGAAATAGAGTTAATGCGTGAAAGCGCACTAATTGTATCAAGAACTTTAGGCATTATTGCTAAAGAGGTAAAACCTGGTGTTACAACATTGCAGTTAGATAAAATGGCTGAAGAGTATATTCGTGATCAAGGTGCAGTTCCGGGTTTTCTGGGGTTATACGATTTCCCAAATACTTTATGTATGAGTCCTAACTCACAAGTAGTACATGGTATTCCAAATAATACACCTTTAGAAGAAGGAGATATTATTTCTATTGATTGTGGTGCTATTAAAAATGGTTTTTACGGGGATCATGCTTACACGTTTGCAGTTGGTGAGATTGCTTCTGAAACTAAAAAATTACTTCAAGTTACCAAAGAATCTTTATATAAAGGAATTCGTGAGTTTAAAATAGGGAATCGTGTAGGTGATGTTGGTTATGCCATACAGCAGTATACCGAAAGTTTTGGTTACGGTGTGGTTCGAGAATTAGTAGGTCACGGGCTTGGTAAGACCATGCATGAAGATCCAGAAATGCCAAACTATGGACGTCGTGGTCGTGGGAAAAAATTTGTAGAAGGGATGGTTGTTGCTATTGAGCCTATGATTAATTTAGGAACTCAACGCATTAAACAGCATCGAGATGGTTGGACAATTACTGCTCTAGATGGAAAACCGAGTGCGCATTTCGAACACGATGTTGCCATTGTAAATGGTAAACCAGAACTACTTTCAACATTTGCTTATATTTATGATGCTTTAGGTATCAAGAGTGATGAAGAGGATGAGTTTCGGCAAAAAAAGTTAACCTTTAGCAGTTAA
- a CDS encoding SAM-dependent methyltransferase, whose amino-acid sequence MKKVFKIILNIVPRPLLIRLSYIVRPILALILKGNKYIDPIDGRGFKIFLPYGYGNQRNNVLSPSTLSLERHRLLWLYLKNETDFFFAKKKVLHFAPEQAFYKRFKKMKHLEYTTTDLYSPLADVKADICNLPFKNNSYDIILCNHVLEHIPDDTKAMQELYRVLKPGGIGIFQIPQDLSRAITFEDDSITDKKERAKVFGQYDHVRVYGRDYFDKLRSIGFKVKEIDYTTTFTEEEVSKYCLAKGEIIPVVSK is encoded by the coding sequence TTGAAAAAAGTTTTTAAAATAATTCTCAATATAGTTCCTAGGCCTTTATTAATTAGGTTAAGCTATATAGTGCGCCCTATTTTGGCCTTAATCTTAAAAGGAAATAAATATATAGACCCTATAGATGGTAGAGGGTTCAAGATATTTTTACCTTATGGTTATGGCAATCAACGTAATAACGTTTTATCTCCTTCTACGTTATCATTAGAACGTCACAGGTTATTATGGTTGTATTTAAAAAATGAAACGGATTTCTTTTTTGCTAAAAAGAAAGTATTGCATTTTGCGCCAGAACAAGCGTTTTATAAACGATTTAAAAAAATGAAACATCTGGAATACACAACTACAGATTTGTATTCTCCTTTAGCAGATGTAAAAGCTGATATTTGTAACCTTCCATTTAAAAACAATAGTTATGATATTATACTCTGCAATCATGTATTAGAACATATTCCTGATGATACAAAGGCTATGCAAGAATTATATCGTGTATTAAAACCTGGTGGAATAGGAATCTTTCAAATCCCTCAAGATTTATCTAGAGCAATTACTTTTGAAGACGATAGTATTACCGATAAAAAAGAGCGTGCAAAGGTCTTTGGGCAATATGATCATGTTCGTGTGTATGGCCGTGATTATTTTGATAAGTTGAGAAGTATCGGTTTTAAAGTAAAAGAAATAGATTATACCACTACATTTACAGAAGAAGAAGTTTCTAAATATTGCCTAGCAAAAGGAGAAATTATCCCTGTAGTTTCTAAATAA
- a CDS encoding FAD:protein FMN transferase, whose amino-acid sequence MKRIIIHFFIIICFSCKQVPKNKMISGPVFGTSYSIVYESKTDFETQFDSIFYEINKSMSTYQVNSNISKLNRNEPVTVDDHFIKVYETSKEIYEQTNGVFDPTIGAVVNAWDFGPENNIVKLDSVKIDSLMTFVGFDKVNRIDDQILKLENTFLDFNAIAKGYGVDMIAEFLNSQNIENYLVEIGGELRVKGRNTDKQQSWKVGVEQPRFDGKQAILKTIDLNRSMATSGTYRKFKIDDNGNRYAHIINTKTGYPSKTNVLSVSVIADNCMIADAYATAFQAMRIEQITEFLNTHPELKVFLIFENESKELETLALNNFPED is encoded by the coding sequence ATGAAAAGAATCATAATTCATTTTTTTATAATAATATGTTTTTCTTGTAAACAAGTACCAAAAAACAAAATGATTTCAGGTCCAGTTTTTGGAACTTCTTATTCTATAGTATACGAGTCGAAGACAGATTTTGAGACACAATTTGATAGTATATTTTATGAGATCAATAAATCGATGTCTACGTATCAGGTAAATTCAAATATCTCTAAATTAAATAGAAATGAACCTGTTACTGTAGACGATCATTTTATTAAAGTATACGAAACTTCTAAAGAAATCTATGAACAAACAAATGGAGTTTTTGACCCTACTATTGGAGCAGTAGTTAACGCTTGGGATTTTGGCCCTGAAAATAATATTGTAAAACTAGATAGTGTGAAAATTGATAGCTTAATGACTTTTGTTGGGTTTGATAAAGTAAATCGGATAGATGATCAAATATTAAAACTAGAAAATACATTTCTAGATTTTAATGCTATTGCAAAAGGTTATGGAGTAGATATGATTGCTGAATTTTTGAATAGTCAAAATATCGAAAATTATCTAGTAGAAATAGGAGGAGAGTTACGTGTAAAGGGTAGAAATACTGACAAACAACAATCATGGAAAGTTGGCGTTGAACAACCACGTTTTGACGGAAAACAAGCTATTTTAAAAACTATAGATCTCAACAGATCTATGGCGACTTCAGGGACGTATCGAAAATTTAAAATAGATGACAATGGAAATCGTTACGCCCATATTATAAATACAAAAACAGGATATCCTAGTAAAACTAATGTGTTAAGTGTTTCTGTTATTGCCGATAATTGTATGATAGCTGATGCTTATGCTACAGCGTTTCAGGCCATGAGAATTGAGCAAATAACAGAGTTTTTAAATACTCATCCTGAACTTAAAGTGTTTTTAATTTTTGAAAATGAATCTAAAGAATTGGAAACGTTAGCATTAAATAATTTTCCAGAAGATTAA
- a CDS encoding Na(+)-translocating NADH-quinone reductase subunit F: MNTPLTEQELHNLAMNHVGKDLEQRGFEFVAINSKLKKHPQFVCIDKNNQYFFVIVKAVMLPDNPNNYDVVWMETFKKHAREKDAKVLYAGVGLGNPDGEELPIYLNKEYLIEYNGIQVLETNLN, from the coding sequence ATGAATACACCTCTTACCGAACAAGAATTACATAATCTAGCCATGAATCATGTAGGTAAAGATCTCGAACAACGAGGCTTCGAATTTGTGGCCATTAATAGTAAGCTAAAAAAACACCCACAATTTGTCTGTATTGATAAAAACAATCAATATTTTTTTGTGATTGTAAAAGCAGTAATGCTTCCCGATAATCCCAATAATTATGATGTAGTATGGATGGAAACCTTTAAAAAACATGCTAGAGAAAAAGATGCAAAAGTACTGTATGCAGGCGTTGGCTTAGGAAATCCTGATGGAGAAGAATTGCCTATTTACTTGAATAAAGAGTATTTGATAGAGTATAATGGTATTCAAGTATTGGAAACTAACTTAAATTAA
- a CDS encoding NADH:ubiquinone reductase (Na(+)-transporting) subunit F: MILAAGTLGTIVATVAAFLLVSLILIGLLLFVKQKLSPSGPVKITINGEREIEVASGGTLLSTLGGNKIFLPSACGGGGTCIQCECHVLSGGGEALPTETPHFSRKELAHGARLSCQVKVKQDMEITIPEEVFGIKKWEATVVRNYNVASFIKEFVVEIPEDMGYKAGGYIQIEIPECEVKFSDMDITAHPEEHETPDKFQAEWDKFKLWPLVMKNTETVERAYSMASFPAEGREIMLNVRIATPPFDRAKNGWMDVNPGIASSYIFNQKPGDKVIISGPYGEFFINESESEMLYVGGGAGMAPMRSHLYHLFKTLKTGRKVTYWYGGRSKRELFYLEHFNELEREFPNFKFYLALSEPMEEDNWKVKENIDAPGDGFVGFIHNCVIDNYLNHHESPEDIELYFCGPPLMNQAVQKMGEDFGIPDEHIRFDDFGG; encoded by the coding sequence ATGATTTTAGCCGCAGGTACACTAGGAACAATAGTAGCAACGGTAGCAGCATTTTTACTGGTATCCCTAATATTAATAGGATTACTATTATTTGTAAAACAAAAATTATCGCCTTCTGGGCCAGTAAAAATAACTATTAACGGAGAACGTGAAATAGAAGTTGCATCTGGAGGAACACTATTATCTACTTTAGGAGGGAATAAAATATTTTTACCATCTGCATGTGGTGGTGGTGGTACATGTATTCAATGTGAATGTCATGTATTATCTGGAGGAGGAGAAGCACTTCCAACAGAGACTCCTCATTTTAGCCGTAAAGAATTGGCACATGGAGCACGTTTATCATGTCAAGTAAAAGTGAAACAGGATATGGAAATTACCATTCCTGAAGAAGTATTTGGTATTAAAAAATGGGAAGCTACAGTAGTTCGTAATTATAACGTAGCATCATTTATAAAAGAGTTTGTAGTCGAAATCCCTGAAGATATGGGGTATAAAGCAGGTGGATATATTCAAATTGAAATTCCTGAATGTGAAGTAAAGTTTTCAGATATGGACATTACAGCACATCCTGAAGAACATGAAACTCCTGATAAATTTCAAGCAGAATGGGATAAGTTTAAACTTTGGCCATTGGTAATGAAAAATACAGAAACTGTTGAACGTGCTTACTCTATGGCATCATTCCCGGCAGAAGGACGCGAAATTATGCTAAATGTACGTATAGCAACACCTCCATTTGATCGTGCTAAAAACGGATGGATGGATGTAAATCCAGGTATTGCATCATCATATATATTTAACCAAAAACCAGGAGATAAAGTAATTATCTCAGGACCTTATGGAGAGTTCTTTATTAATGAATCAGAATCTGAAATGCTTTATGTTGGTGGTGGAGCAGGTATGGCACCAATGCGTTCCCACTTATATCACTTATTCAAAACTTTAAAAACTGGACGTAAAGTAACGTATTGGTATGGAGGTCGCTCTAAACGTGAATTATTTTATTTAGAGCACTTTAACGAATTAGAAAGAGAGTTTCCTAATTTTAAATTTTACTTAGCATTATCTGAACCAATGGAAGAAGATAATTGGAAAGTAAAAGAGAATATTGATGCGCCGGGAGATGGATTTGTTGGGTTTATACATAATTGTGTAATTGATAATTATTTAAATCATCATGAGTCTCCAGAAGATATTGAATTATACTTCTGTGGACCTCCACTAATGAATCAAGCGGTACAGAAAATGGGAGAAGATTTTGGTATTCCAGATGAGCATATCCGATTTGATGATTTTGGTGGATAA
- the nqrE gene encoding NADH:ubiquinone reductase (Na(+)-transporting) subunit E yields the protein MEHLELFFKSIFIDNMVFATFLGMCSYLAVSKKVSTAVGLGAAVIFVLAITVPLNWLLDQYLLQPGALTWLGPEYADYDLSFLSFIMFIATIATMVQLVEIVVEKFSPSLYNSLGIFLPLIAVNCAILGGSLFMQSREIPTLGLATTYGIGSGIGWFLAILAIAAIREKIRYSNVPAPLRGLGITFIITGLMAIGFMSFGGMLTGGDEAPVKEEKAATIIDVEEEEKDDKKDLANNIKVAE from the coding sequence ATGGAACATTTAGAATTATTTTTTAAATCAATATTTATAGACAATATGGTATTTGCAACATTCTTAGGGATGTGTTCATATCTTGCTGTATCTAAAAAAGTATCTACAGCTGTTGGTTTAGGAGCTGCTGTAATATTTGTACTAGCGATTACTGTACCATTAAACTGGTTATTAGATCAATATTTACTACAACCAGGAGCATTAACTTGGTTAGGTCCTGAGTATGCAGATTATGATTTAAGTTTCTTATCTTTTATTATGTTTATTGCTACCATTGCAACCATGGTGCAATTAGTAGAAATTGTAGTAGAGAAATTTTCACCTTCATTATATAATTCACTTGGGATTTTCTTACCCTTAATTGCAGTAAACTGTGCAATATTAGGAGGGTCGTTATTTATGCAATCACGTGAAATTCCAACCTTAGGATTAGCAACAACTTATGGTATAGGATCTGGAATTGGATGGTTTTTAGCGATACTTGCTATTGCTGCAATTCGTGAAAAAATTAGATACTCTAATGTCCCAGCACCTTTAAGAGGTTTAGGAATTACGTTTATCATTACTGGATTAATGGCAATAGGGTTTATGAGTTTTGGAGGAATGTTAACAGGAGGAGATGAAGCACCAGTTAAAGAAGAAAAAGCAGCAACAATAATAGATGTTGAAGAAGAAGAGAAAGACGACAAAAAAGACTTAGCTAATAATATAAAAGTAGCCGAATAA
- a CDS encoding NADH:ubiquinone reductase (Na(+)-transporting) subunit D, with protein MGLLSKKDSKLILDPLADNNPITIQVLGICSALAITAELEASIVMAISVLFVLGVGNVVISLIRNIIPSKIRIIVQLTVVAALVIIVDLVLKAFAYELSKTLSVFVGLIITNCIIMGRFEAFALGNGAWRSFLDGIGNALGYGIILVIVGFFRELLGSGTLLGFKILGDPINKTGLYAIGYEDNGFMLLSPMALIVVGIIIWVQRNKNKALIED; from the coding sequence ATGGGTTTACTTTCAAAAAAAGACAGCAAATTAATATTAGATCCATTAGCAGATAATAATCCAATTACAATTCAAGTATTAGGAATTTGTTCGGCTTTGGCAATTACAGCAGAACTTGAAGCCTCTATAGTGATGGCTATTTCAGTATTGTTTGTATTAGGAGTAGGTAATGTAGTGATCTCATTAATACGGAATATTATTCCTTCTAAAATTAGAATTATTGTACAACTAACAGTTGTTGCAGCTTTGGTAATTATTGTAGATTTAGTATTAAAAGCTTTTGCTTATGAGCTAAGTAAAACCTTATCGGTATTCGTAGGTTTAATTATTACCAACTGTATCATTATGGGACGTTTTGAAGCTTTTGCTTTAGGTAATGGAGCATGGCGTTCATTTTTAGATGGTATAGGTAATGCGTTAGGTTATGGCATTATATTAGTTATTGTAGGATTCTTTAGAGAATTATTAGGTTCTGGAACTTTATTAGGATTTAAAATATTAGGAGACCCTATCAATAAAACAGGATTATATGCCATAGGGTATGAGGATAATGGTTTTATGCTACTATCACCAATGGCATTAATTGTTGTAGGAATCATTATTTGGGTACAACGTAATAAAAATAAAGCATTAATAGAAGATTAA